A DNA window from Purpureocillium takamizusanense chromosome 9, complete sequence contains the following coding sequences:
- a CDS encoding uncharacterized protein (COG:S~EggNog:ENOG503P2XM), giving the protein MASAVDTDARRAPGGSDRDAETPATSASDAPPAPGGQLTTGTTGSGGGHGNDGNDCHDDDEDNGHVSTSMMSPASATSPPYWLNSSIHQHQRSVSSLSADSLPAGAITLRDNDTSEHNDRNDACWAKSVEIVDYTVVNGSATNIGAFVVWIVRVETLNGSYMNIRKRYSEFDDLRRRLMQSFPGFGAAVPELPPKSVISKFRPKFLEKRRAGLQYFLNCIMLNPEFSGSPVLKEFLFS; this is encoded by the exons atggcgtcggcggtaGACACGgatgcgcgacgagcgcccggcggcagcgaccgcgacgccgagacACCGGCCACCTCCGCCAGCGACgcaccgccagcaccgggcggccagctcaccaccggcaccaccggcagcggcggcggccatggcaacgacggcaatgactgccacgacgacgacgaagacaaTGGGCACGTTTCGACATCGATgatgtcgccggcgtcggccacgtcgccgccgtacTGGCTCAACTCAAGCatccaccagcaccagcggaGCGTCTCGAGCCTGTCGGCCGactcgctgcccgccggcgccatcacgTTGCGCGACAACGACACGAGCGAGCACAACGACCGCAACGACGCCTGCTGGGCCAAGAGCGTCGAGATTGTCGACTATaccgtcgtcaacggcagcGCGACCAACATTGGCGCCTTTGTCGTGTGGATCGTGCGCGTCGAGACGCTCAAC GGCAGCTACATGAACATACGGAAGCGCTACTCCGAGTTTGACgacctgcgccggcggctcaTGCAGTCGTTCCcgggcttcggcgccgcggtgccggagctgccgcccaagAGCGTCATCTCCAAGTTCCGGCCCAAGTTTCTCGAaaagcggcgggcgggcctgCAGTATTTCCTCAA TTGCATTATGTTGAACCCTGAGTTTTCGGGCTCGCCGGTCCTCAAAGAGTTTTTGTTTTCATGA